From the genome of Pseudomonas sp. Teo4, one region includes:
- a CDS encoding GAF domain-containing protein, whose protein sequence is MIDLNASGAGLDGYNLLAAQVQALFADERDFIANAAQFSAFLYNQVDDLNWAGFYLNRNEELVLGPFQGQVACVRIPFSKGVCGAAAATRQTQRVEDVHAFPGHIACDSASNSELVIPLVKEGRLIGVLDLDSPKLARFSEADQVGLERLAAIFLELTDC, encoded by the coding sequence ATGATCGACCTCAATGCCAGTGGCGCCGGCCTCGATGGCTACAACCTGCTGGCGGCGCAAGTACAGGCGCTGTTCGCCGACGAGCGTGACTTCATCGCCAATGCCGCGCAGTTTTCGGCGTTCCTCTATAACCAGGTGGACGACCTGAACTGGGCGGGGTTCTACCTCAACCGCAACGAAGAGCTGGTGCTCGGCCCGTTCCAGGGGCAGGTGGCTTGTGTGCGCATTCCGTTCAGCAAGGGCGTGTGCGGTGCTGCAGCGGCGACGCGCCAGACCCAGCGGGTGGAAGATGTGCACGCATTCCCGGGGCACATTGCCTGTGACAGTGCCTCGAATAGCGAACTGGTGATTCCACTGGTGAAGGAGGGCAGGCTGATTGGCGTGCTGGACTTGGACAGCCCGAAGCTGGCGCGCTTCAGCGAAGCGGATCAGGTGGGGTTGGAGCGGTTGGCGGCGATCTTTCTTGAGCTGACCGACTGCTGA